One window from the genome of Cucumis melo cultivar AY chromosome 10, USDA_Cmelo_AY_1.0, whole genome shotgun sequence encodes:
- the LOC103489513 gene encoding protein NRT1/ PTR FAMILY 5.4, translating to MEKQKSPSNVPIINLPNKFPDHPTASNTPTVRPGGGWKAAIFIIFVEVAEQFASIGLSSNLIMYFTTVFHEPLGVAAKQVNNWVGVSAVFPLLGAFVADSLLGRFKTIIIASLIFFFGMVVLTVSATVVGDDHRKAVFFLGLYILSVGQGGHRPCVQTFAADQFEEGTPEERKKKSSFFNWWYVGLVGGSTFAVFVVIYVQDNIGWGLSFGILAGVLAAAIVLFLAGVKKYRRQVPVGSPLTRIAQVVVAAARKWGVDETRHEWRVCYEEDNHAKNEGEGQHNLMTLARTNQFRILDKATLIDKEDEARKKRDPWRLSTVGEVEEVKLVVRLIPVWVSCLMFAVVQAQIHTFFTKQGSTMLRSVGPHFQLPPASLQGVVGLTILLTVLFYDRVFVPAARNFTGHHSGITVLQRIGMGLFISILTMGVSALVEAKRVTIAAEHGLSDTPKATVPMTIWWLIPQYMLCGVSDAFAIVGLQELFYDQMPQFMRSLGAAAYISIIGVGNFLSSAIISVVQAGSGGRWLDDNLNRSNLHYFYWVLAALSALNLCGYVWIANGFVYKRVGGNRSINGDDGDVKNSNNINGCYGDDMI from the exons ATGGAGAAACAAAAGTCTCCCAGCAACGTCCCTATCATCAACCTTCCCAACAAATTCCCCGATCACCCCACCGCCTCCAACACCCCCACAGTACGTCCTGGAGGCGGATGGAAAGCAGCCATCTTCATAATAT TCGTGGAGGTTGCTGAACAATTTGCCTCTATCGGCTTGTCCAGCAACCTCATCATGTATTTCACCACTGTCTTCCACGAACCGCTGGGCGTGGCGGCAAAGCAAGTCAATAACTGGGTCGGGGTCTCCGCCGTGTTCCCATTACTTGGCGCCTTCGTCGCTGACTCGCTACTCGGCCGGTTCAAAACCATAATCATAGCCTCTCTCATATTCTTTTTTGGAATGGTGGTGTTGACGGTATCGGCGACTGTGGTGGGAGACGATCACCGGAAGGCGGTGTTTTTCTTGGGACTGTACATTTTATCGGTGGGACAAGGGGGTCACCGGCCATGTGTGCAGACGTTCGCCGCCGATCAGTTTGAGGAGGGGACGCCGgaggagaggaagaagaaaagttcGTTCTTTAATTGGTGGTATGTGGGCCTTGTGGGGGGCTCCACTTTCGCTGTCTTTGTGGTTATTTACGTTCAG GATAATATCGGATGGGGACTAAGTTTTGGAATTCTAGCCGGAGTTTTGGCGGCGGCGATAGTTCTATTTTTGGCCGGAGTGAAGAAGTACAGACGCCAAGTTCCGGTTGGAAGTCCGTTGACGAGAATAGCCCAGGTGGTGGTGGCGGCGGCGAGGAAGTGGGGTGTGGACGAGACGCGCCATGAATGGAGAGTGTGTTACGAGGAAGACAACCACGCCAAAAATGAGGGGGAAGGTCAACACAATCTTATGACTTTGGCTCGCACAAACCAATTCAG GATTTTGGATAAGGCTACGTTGATAGACAAAGAGGACGAGGCGAGGAAGAAGCGGGACCCATGGCGGCTGAGCACGGTGGGGGAGGTGGAGGAGGTTAAGTTGGTGGTGCGGCTGATACCGGTGTGGGTGAGTTGTTTAATGTTTGCAGTGGTGCAAGCTCAGATCCATACCTTCTTCACAAAGCAAGGCTCCACCATGCTCCGCTCTGTCGGCCCACACTTTCAGCTCCCGCCGGCTTCTCTTCAAGGTGTCGTCGGCCTCACCATCCTTCTCACCGTCCTCTTCTACGATCGCGTTTTTGTCCCCGCCGCCAGAAACTTTACAGGCCACCACTCCG GCATAACAGTGCTACAAAGAATAGGAATGGGCTTGTTCATCTCCATCCTCACCATGGGCGTGTCCGCCCTGGTAGAGGCCAAAAGGGTAACCATTGCTGCCGAGCACGGTCTCAGCGACACCCCAAAAGCAACGGTTCCAATGACGATCTGGTGGCTAATCCCACAGTACATGCTGTGCGGTGTGTCGGATGCCTTCGCCATAGTCGGTCTCCAAGAACTTTTCTACGACCAAATGCCCCAATTCATGCGGAGCTTAGGTGCAGCGGCATACATAAGCATCATCGGGGTTGGAAACTTCCTGAGTAGCGCGATCATCTCGGTTGTCCAGGCCGGGAGCGGGGGGAGATGGCTGGACGACAATCTGAACCGTTCAAATCTACATTACTTTTACTGGGTATTGGCTGCATTGAGCGCATTGAATTTGTGTGGGTATGTTTGGATTGCCAATGGTTTTGTGTACAAAAGAGTTGGAGGGAATAGATCAATTAACGGTGATGATGGTGATGTGAAGAACAGTAATAATATTAATGGGTGCTATGGGGATGATATGATTTGa